A single region of the Hyphomicrobiales bacterium genome encodes:
- a CDS encoding NTE family protein, whose translation MRRTIATPARQPDENDVSKAPSPARTAQHDSGARTPLAIDLALQGGGAHGAFTWGVLGRILEEEWLDINAISGTSAGAMNAAVLASGYVAGGRQGAREALDLFWRKVSEAARFSPFQRSPLDVLLGRWTLDNSPLFVAMDMMSRVVSPYSLNPAGTNPLTDILAEVIDFDSLARCPIKLFITATNVRTGRGRVFRNPEITPQVLLASACLPTLFQAVDIDGESYWDGGYSGNPTMTPLIKESEALDTILVQINPVERPGTPRTARDILNRLNEVSFNAVLLKELRMMALLRQKANPESGEGARWAGMRLHRITSDAMADLGYSSKLNAEWEFLTMLHDEGRRATETFYHAHRDAIGKTSTLNLDELTEGV comes from the coding sequence GTGCGGCGAACCATCGCCACCCCCGCCCGGCAGCCGGATGAGAACGACGTGTCCAAAGCTCCTTCACCGGCCCGCACGGCCCAGCACGACAGCGGCGCGCGTACGCCGCTGGCCATTGATCTCGCACTTCAGGGCGGCGGGGCCCATGGTGCATTTACCTGGGGTGTCCTTGGCAGGATTCTGGAGGAGGAGTGGCTCGACATCAATGCCATCTCCGGAACATCGGCGGGCGCCATGAACGCGGCGGTTCTGGCATCAGGCTATGTCGCCGGCGGCCGTCAGGGCGCGCGGGAGGCGCTCGATCTGTTCTGGCGCAAGGTGTCCGAGGCAGCTCGCTTCAGCCCCTTTCAGCGGAGCCCGCTTGACGTCCTGCTCGGTCGCTGGACGCTCGACAACTCGCCGCTTTTCGTCGCGATGGACATGATGTCGCGCGTTGTTTCCCCTTACAGTCTCAACCCCGCCGGCACCAATCCGCTGACCGACATCCTGGCCGAGGTCATCGATTTCGACAGTCTCGCACGATGCCCGATCAAGCTGTTCATCACGGCGACCAATGTGCGCACCGGCCGTGGACGCGTATTCCGCAACCCCGAGATCACGCCACAGGTGCTGCTGGCCTCCGCCTGCCTGCCCACACTGTTTCAGGCGGTGGATATCGATGGTGAGAGCTACTGGGACGGTGGGTATTCCGGCAATCCAACCATGACGCCCTTGATCAAGGAGAGCGAGGCGCTGGATACCATCCTGGTTCAGATCAATCCGGTCGAGCGTCCGGGCACGCCGCGCACGGCGCGCGACATCCTGAACCGCCTCAATGAGGTCTCATTCAATGCGGTCCTTCTCAAGGAATTGCGGATGATGGCGCTGTTGCGCCAGAAAGCCAATCCGGAAAGCGGCGAAGGGGCGCGCTGGGCCGGCATGCGCCTGCACCGCATCACCAGCGATGCCATGGCCGATCTGGGATATTCCTCAAAGCTCAACGCTGAATGGGAGTTTCTGACCATGCTGCACGACGAGGGACGTCGCGCCACTGAAACCTTTTACCACGCACATCGGGATGCCATCGGCAAGACATCGACATTGAACCTCGATGAACTGACCGAAGGGGTCTGA
- a CDS encoding Multisubunit sodium/proton antiporter MrpF subunit yields MADFLTGAALFILGATALGLYSVLRSRTAVERMMVVQLLGTGGGASLLLLGVASGTPAATDAALLLMLFATFSCAAFTLGQEATPAEDLGSEEEKT; encoded by the coding sequence ATGGCTGATTTCCTCACCGGCGCGGCGCTGTTCATTCTGGGAGCGACAGCGCTCGGCCTTTACAGCGTGCTGCGTTCGCGGACCGCCGTCGAGCGCATGATGGTCGTCCAGTTGCTGGGGACCGGCGGCGGCGCCTCCCTGTTGCTGCTGGGCGTTGCATCCGGCACCCCGGCGGCGACCGATGCGGCCCTGCTGCTGATGCTGTTCGCGACTTTTTCCTGCGCGGCGTTCACGCTCGGGCAGGAGGCCACGCCCGCCGAAGACCTTGGGTCGGAAGAGGAGAAGACATGA
- a CDS encoding putative PurR-regulated permease PerM (Evidence 3 : Putative function from multiple computational evidences), giving the protein MTTGKIYQSAQVLIAVILAVAALSIASSVFAPVAFALFIIALVWPLQKRLQIFLPKMLALAISVIVMVVAFFAFGSLIVWAFGRVGRWIVSDAARFQAFYDQVTIWLEGHGVAVAGVWSENFNVSWILRTAQTITGRLNSTMSFWLVVLVYVILGLLEVDDFGRKLRGMRNREIGRVLLLGSTETARKIGRYMLVRTWMSVITGLLVFAFAKLVGLQLAEEWGFIAFSLNYIPFLGPLVATVFPTLFAMAHFQSWEAVFAVFACLNLIQFVVGSYIEPRVAGNALSVSPAIVLFSVFFWSYLWGIFGAFIGVPITITLLTFCAQHPSSLWIAELFGSAEKQERPPVESPIAGS; this is encoded by the coding sequence ATGACCACCGGCAAAATCTACCAGAGCGCGCAGGTCCTGATCGCGGTAATTCTGGCCGTCGCGGCGCTGTCCATTGCCAGCTCGGTCTTCGCCCCCGTCGCGTTCGCGCTCTTCATCATCGCGCTTGTCTGGCCGTTGCAGAAGCGCTTGCAGATCTTTCTGCCGAAGATGCTGGCGCTGGCCATCAGCGTCATTGTCATGGTCGTCGCGTTTTTCGCCTTCGGCTCATTGATTGTCTGGGCCTTCGGCCGCGTCGGCCGCTGGATCGTCAGTGACGCCGCCCGCTTTCAAGCCTTCTATGACCAGGTCACGATCTGGCTGGAAGGACACGGGGTGGCCGTGGCCGGCGTGTGGTCCGAGAACTTCAATGTCAGCTGGATACTGCGCACGGCGCAGACGATCACCGGCCGGCTCAACAGCACGATGAGCTTCTGGCTGGTCGTGCTCGTCTATGTGATTCTGGGCCTGCTGGAGGTCGACGACTTCGGGCGGAAGCTGCGCGGCATGCGCAACCGGGAGATCGGCCGGGTTCTCCTTCTCGGCAGCACGGAAACGGCGCGCAAGATTGGCCGCTATATGCTGGTCAGAACATGGATGAGTGTCATCACCGGGCTGCTGGTCTTCGCCTTTGCCAAACTTGTCGGCCTGCAGCTCGCGGAGGAATGGGGGTTCATCGCCTTCTCGCTGAACTACATCCCCTTCCTCGGCCCGCTTGTCGCCACCGTCTTCCCGACGCTCTTCGCCATGGCCCATTTCCAATCGTGGGAGGCGGTCTTTGCGGTCTTCGCCTGCCTCAATCTGATCCAGTTCGTCGTCGGCAGCTATATCGAACCACGGGTCGCGGGAAATGCGCTTTCGGTCTCACCCGCAATCGTCTTGTTCTCCGTGTTTTTCTGGAGCTATCTGTGGGGCATCTTCGGCGCCTTCATCGGGGTGCCGATCACGATCACCCTGTTGACCTTCTGCGCGCAGCACCCCTCAAGCTTGTGGATCGCCGAACTGTTCGGCTCCGCCGAAAAGCAGGAACGGCCGCCCGTCGAAAGCCCTATCGCCGGGTCATGA
- a CDS encoding Multisubunit sodium/proton antiporter MrpB subunit → MTQLLFDLALVIWLIALAVHIAMVRTDQNAIIAFIAFGLLLGLGWVRLSAFDVALTEVAIGGGVTGVLLLSAEAYLRKAGTKASITGEGRRMRAAGTITTAIACAAISAGLGFAIMLLPAPAPTLAPAAAAALDSTGLGNPVTAVLLAYRALDTLLEKVVLLLALVGVWSLAPDRFWGGAPALQPAVVPEPLAYLARVLPPFGVLIAVYMFWVGADAPGGTFQAGTVLAAMWLIVMLAGLRQPPDTALKALRLLLVGGPALFLAIGLLGFIIADGFLAYPEPIAKPLILGIEAALTLSIGVTLALLVAGPAQKAREP, encoded by the coding sequence ATGACACAGCTGCTTTTCGATCTTGCCCTTGTCATCTGGCTCATCGCGCTGGCGGTGCACATTGCCATGGTCCGCACAGATCAGAACGCAATCATCGCCTTCATCGCCTTCGGCCTGCTGCTTGGACTGGGGTGGGTGCGGTTGTCGGCCTTTGATGTCGCGCTGACGGAAGTCGCGATCGGTGGCGGGGTGACCGGCGTTCTGTTGCTGAGCGCCGAGGCATATTTGCGCAAGGCCGGGACCAAAGCCTCGATCACGGGCGAGGGTCGGCGCATGCGAGCCGCCGGGACCATCACGACGGCAATCGCCTGCGCCGCCATCTCGGCGGGCCTGGGGTTCGCCATCATGCTCCTTCCCGCGCCGGCCCCGACACTCGCGCCTGCTGCGGCGGCGGCGCTTGACAGCACTGGCCTCGGCAACCCCGTGACAGCGGTGCTGCTCGCCTATCGCGCGCTGGACACATTGCTCGAGAAGGTCGTTCTACTGCTCGCGCTGGTCGGCGTCTGGTCCCTTGCGCCGGATCGATTCTGGGGTGGCGCGCCGGCTCTGCAGCCTGCCGTGGTGCCTGAGCCCCTTGCCTATCTCGCGCGGGTTCTGCCACCTTTCGGCGTGCTAATCGCCGTCTATATGTTCTGGGTCGGCGCAGATGCGCCGGGCGGCACCTTCCAGGCCGGCACGGTGCTTGCCGCGATGTGGCTGATCGTGATGCTCGCGGGCCTGCGCCAGCCACCCGATACCGCGCTCAAGGCGCTTCGGCTGCTTCTGGTTGGCGGTCCGGCGCTGTTTCTGGCGATAGGCCTGCTGGGCTTCATCATCGCCGACGGCTTCCTGGCCTATCCGGAGCCGATCGCCAAACCCTTGATCCTCGGCATCGAGGCTGCCCTGACCCTGTCGATCGGCGTGACATTGGCGCTGCTGGTCGCGGGCCCCGCGCAGAAGGCGCGCGAACCATGA
- a CDS encoding Calcineurin-like phosphoesterase family protein, with translation MTPIIDPRGGDAEDDACSSKKRSLLAIAGSLLGEINLPKLALAWIILALIPGVLLGLVPLIATAWFSSVSGRVYAVAGIGSLLLLALVAVIGWYGFHPLFRAAERSFWSLNSLVVQPGYALCREGLRHLAERFLSPDAEEANRAYLRAATAIGAGVLACGIATAVALTAWPQTRWYGGVADLADPLRLIVPALANTVSVMAAYLAVSSLAWGLADGLMDQPRDLVNFDEVPANARRWRVAHLSDIHVVGERYGFRIESGRAGPRGNERLHQVLARLDAIHARDPLDVLLITGDMTDAGRSAEWAEFFDAMARYPALAARSFILPGNHDVNIVDRANPARLELPGSPGKTLRQMRALSAIAEMQGDRVHVVDPAGSGLGTSLADALEPHRSRIAAFADTGGFRLSMGLADVWARAFPMVLPPAEADGLGVVLLNSNAETHFSFTNALGLVGEEDMRAMLSVLARFPKARWIIALHHHPVEYPMPAKAFSERVGTALINGSLFVRQLRPHGHRIVAMHGHRHIDWIGRCGPLKIISAPSPVMEATDSEPTHFYIHTLAAAPDGSVALLEPERINMACEANAARSLDLVAS, from the coding sequence ATGACTCCGATCATCGATCCGCGTGGCGGTGATGCCGAAGACGATGCGTGCAGTTCCAAGAAGCGGTCGTTGCTCGCGATTGCAGGAAGTCTGCTCGGAGAAATCAACCTCCCTAAGCTGGCACTAGCGTGGATTATTCTGGCCCTGATACCCGGCGTCCTGCTCGGCCTCGTGCCGCTTATCGCAACCGCTTGGTTCTCTTCGGTGTCGGGCCGTGTCTATGCGGTCGCCGGCATTGGCTCACTGTTGCTTCTGGCTCTGGTCGCAGTCATCGGCTGGTATGGGTTCCATCCCCTCTTTCGCGCTGCCGAGCGAAGCTTCTGGTCCTTGAATTCGCTGGTGGTGCAACCGGGTTATGCTTTGTGCCGCGAGGGGTTGCGCCATCTGGCGGAGCGTTTCCTTTCGCCCGACGCCGAGGAAGCCAATCGCGCGTATCTGAGGGCGGCAACCGCGATCGGGGCGGGCGTGCTCGCCTGCGGCATTGCCACTGCCGTCGCGCTCACCGCATGGCCGCAGACCCGTTGGTACGGCGGCGTCGCGGACCTCGCTGACCCATTGCGGTTGATCGTTCCCGCGCTGGCGAACACCGTTTCCGTGATGGCGGCCTATCTGGCGGTCTCGTCCCTGGCCTGGGGCCTCGCCGATGGCCTGATGGACCAGCCGCGCGATCTGGTGAATTTCGACGAAGTGCCGGCCAATGCCCGCAGGTGGCGTGTGGCTCATCTCTCGGACATTCATGTCGTGGGGGAGCGCTATGGCTTCCGGATCGAAAGCGGCCGTGCCGGCCCGCGCGGGAATGAGCGGCTTCACCAGGTTTTGGCGCGGCTCGACGCCATCCATGCGCGCGACCCACTGGATGTCCTCCTGATCACGGGGGACATGACCGACGCGGGGCGCTCAGCCGAGTGGGCGGAGTTCTTCGACGCCATGGCGCGTTATCCGGCGCTGGCGGCGCGCAGTTTTATACTGCCGGGAAATCACGACGTGAACATCGTCGACCGCGCCAACCCGGCCCGGCTCGAACTTCCCGGCAGCCCCGGCAAGACGTTGCGGCAGATGCGGGCGTTGTCGGCCATCGCCGAGATGCAGGGCGACCGCGTGCATGTGGTCGACCCGGCGGGATCGGGCCTGGGGACCAGTCTGGCCGATGCGCTGGAGCCGCACAGGTCACGGATCGCGGCTTTTGCGGATACCGGCGGTTTCCGCTTGTCGATGGGGCTCGCCGACGTCTGGGCGCGGGCCTTCCCGATGGTCTTGCCGCCAGCGGAGGCGGACGGTCTTGGGGTCGTGCTTCTGAACTCCAACGCGGAGACGCATTTCTCCTTCACCAACGCGCTCGGGCTGGTAGGCGAAGAGGATATGCGGGCCATGCTGTCGGTGCTCGCGCGATTTCCGAAGGCGCGCTGGATTATCGCGCTGCATCACCACCCGGTCGAATATCCGATGCCGGCCAAGGCGTTCTCCGAGCGTGTCGGCACCGCGCTGATCAATGGCAGCCTCTTCGTGCGGCAGCTTAGGCCGCATGGCCATCGGATCGTCGCGATGCATGGCCACCGTCATATCGATTGGATCGGGCGCTGCGGTCCGCTGAAGATCATCTCCGCGCCGTCGCCGGTGATGGAAGCGACGGACAGCGAGCCAACCCATTTCTACATCCACACGCTCGCTGCGGCTCCGGATGGCAGCGTTGCCCTCCTGGAGCCGGAGCGGATCAATATGGCCTGCGAAGCGAACGCGGCCCGCAGCCTGGACTTGGTGGCTTCATGA
- a CDS encoding Multisubunit sodium/proton antiporter MrpD subunit, translating into MTQLAIAPAHITSAGGYLLVLAVIVPVCAVLAMLALNPRHSARIAGVTLAAGLVVSIAIVVELFRNETALVYVVGGWQPPLGLTLRADGLSATMLAMTAVVITAAGLFAQAQYGLMPETRHGRAPTTFWILLIATWSALNVVFLGEDLFNLYVALELLTFAAVPLVCLDGRAETVAAALRYLMFALLGSLLYLLGTALLYGRFGTLDLLTLSGISDGGPAVSVALALMIAGLLAKAALFPMHLWLPPAHAGAPAAASAVLSALVIKAPIFLILRLVLDVAPPEAAGFAGQILAILGATSILFCSIMALKQARLKLMIAYSTAAQIGYLFIVFPLAAGNGDLPAWGTIAWTGGALQLVSHALAKAAMFLAAGAIAEAFGHDRISELGGFARALPMSAAAFGLAGLSLMGIPPSGGFVAKCLLLTAAVVNGHPWLAATILAGGLLAASYVFRVIDRALATPAAPIQLRTAIPRRMEMMALALAIAAVLLGFVPLQPFAFLQIGRADAAAMVLP; encoded by the coding sequence GTGACCCAGCTTGCCATCGCGCCGGCCCATATCACCTCGGCGGGCGGCTATCTGCTCGTGCTGGCCGTCATCGTGCCCGTCTGCGCCGTGCTGGCGATGCTGGCCTTGAACCCGCGCCACAGCGCCCGTATCGCTGGTGTCACCCTGGCGGCAGGGCTGGTCGTTTCAATCGCCATCGTCGTCGAACTCTTCCGGAACGAAACCGCTCTCGTCTATGTCGTCGGCGGCTGGCAACCGCCGCTGGGATTGACGCTGCGGGCCGACGGGCTCTCGGCAACGATGCTCGCGATGACGGCCGTGGTGATCACGGCGGCCGGCCTCTTCGCACAGGCGCAATACGGGCTCATGCCCGAAACCCGCCACGGCCGGGCTCCCACCACGTTCTGGATCCTGCTCATCGCGACATGGAGCGCCCTGAACGTCGTCTTCCTCGGCGAGGACCTGTTCAATCTCTACGTCGCCCTCGAGCTTCTGACCTTCGCGGCCGTACCGCTGGTCTGCCTCGACGGCCGGGCCGAAACGGTGGCGGCGGCGCTGCGCTATCTGATGTTCGCGCTGCTCGGCTCACTTCTCTATCTGCTCGGCACCGCCCTGCTCTATGGTCGGTTCGGAACGCTCGACCTTCTGACGCTATCCGGCATCAGCGACGGAGGTCCCGCCGTCTCCGTGGCGCTGGCGCTGATGATCGCAGGCCTCCTCGCCAAGGCGGCCCTGTTTCCGATGCATCTGTGGCTGCCGCCGGCCCATGCCGGGGCGCCGGCGGCCGCAAGCGCCGTTCTCTCGGCGCTGGTCATCAAGGCACCCATCTTTCTGATCCTGCGGCTCGTTCTCGACGTCGCCCCGCCCGAAGCCGCTGGCTTTGCGGGACAGATTCTCGCTATTTTGGGCGCGACCTCGATCCTGTTTTGCAGCATCATGGCCTTGAAGCAGGCGCGGCTGAAGCTGATGATCGCCTACTCCACCGCCGCCCAGATCGGCTATCTCTTCATCGTCTTTCCGCTCGCGGCCGGCAACGGGGACCTGCCCGCGTGGGGAACGATCGCCTGGACGGGTGGCGCGCTCCAGCTCGTTTCGCACGCGCTCGCCAAGGCAGCGATGTTTCTGGCGGCCGGGGCCATCGCCGAGGCCTTCGGCCACGACCGCATTTCCGAGCTTGGCGGATTCGCCCGCGCACTGCCCATGAGTGCGGCGGCGTTTGGACTGGCTGGGCTTTCCCTGATGGGCATCCCGCCGAGTGGCGGCTTCGTCGCGAAATGCCTGTTGCTGACCGCCGCCGTCGTCAACGGCCATCCCTGGCTCGCGGCGACCATTCTCGCTGGTGGCCTGCTCGCGGCCAGCTATGTCTTCCGCGTGATCGACCGCGCGCTGGCAACGCCCGCGGCGCCGATCCAGCTCCGAACGGCAATCCCGCGTCGAATGGAGATGATGGCGCTCGCTCTCGCCATCGCGGCGGTCCTGCTCGGCTTCGTTCCGCTCCAACCCTTTGCCTTCTTGCAGATCGGGCGTGCCGATGCCGCGGCAATGGTGCTGCCATGA
- a CDS encoding Cation:proton antiporter yields MTLLADAFTVITVAAGALLFLAGTIGLLRFPDTLSRLHALSKADNLGLGLIVLGLLPQAGSLSGGLKLVCVWLLAQLSAATASQLIAGRVHHRKSGP; encoded by the coding sequence ATGACCCTTCTCGCTGATGCCTTCACGGTCATCACCGTTGCCGCCGGTGCGCTCCTGTTTCTCGCTGGCACGATCGGCCTGCTTCGCTTTCCCGACACGCTGAGCCGGCTCCACGCCCTCAGCAAGGCAGATAATCTCGGACTCGGGTTGATCGTGCTTGGGCTCCTGCCGCAAGCCGGCAGCCTCTCCGGCGGCCTGAAGCTGGTTTGCGTGTGGCTCCTGGCCCAGCTCTCCGCTGCGACGGCGAGCCAACTGATCGCCGGCCGCGTGCACCATCGCAAATCCGGCCCATGA
- a CDS encoding Multisubunit sodium/proton antiporter MrpC subunit, whose product MTATLAPTTLFGLCGAALVGIGLFVVLTHPSLLRRIVGFNLLGAGIFLVFGVIARRGAAAGFAGDPVPHAMVITGIVVAFSATALAVALLRRLFELTGRRTLEGEEMPDLKPRSKP is encoded by the coding sequence ATGACCGCCACGCTCGCTCCAACCACCCTCTTCGGCTTGTGCGGCGCAGCCCTCGTCGGCATAGGTCTTTTCGTTGTCCTGACCCATCCGAGCCTGCTGCGCCGGATTGTCGGCTTCAACCTGCTCGGGGCCGGCATATTTCTCGTCTTCGGCGTCATCGCCCGCCGCGGCGCCGCGGCTGGGTTTGCGGGCGATCCCGTACCCCACGCGATGGTCATCACCGGCATTGTCGTGGCCTTCTCGGCCACAGCGCTCGCTGTCGCATTGTTGAGACGCCTGTTCGAGCTGACAGGGCGGAGAACACTGGAAGGCGAAGAGATGCCGGATCTCAAGCCGCGGAGCAAGCCGTGA
- a CDS encoding conserved hypothetical protein (Evidence 4 : Unknown function but conserved in other organisms), whose protein sequence is MTRVTRAGARLSPLRLFGRGIGFLALWMILIGPGLKDLPVGLVAAAAATWTSTALWPAAGRLSPRGIVSFLMRFLPQSALAGIDVAWRAVTTPPALAPGFVTYRTSLPAGMVRGAARTVMSLQPGKLPIATDGDGALLIHCLDLREPVHQQLAADEAAFRRVLLHGGDHG, encoded by the coding sequence ATGACGCGGGTCACGCGCGCCGGCGCGCGCCTCTCCCCGCTCAGGCTTTTCGGACGGGGCATCGGCTTTCTCGCTCTTTGGATGATCCTGATCGGGCCGGGACTGAAAGACCTGCCCGTCGGCCTCGTCGCAGCGGCCGCCGCAACCTGGACCAGCACGGCACTGTGGCCGGCGGCTGGGCGCCTCTCCCCGCGCGGCATCGTGAGCTTCCTCATGCGCTTCCTGCCGCAATCAGCGCTGGCCGGCATCGACGTGGCCTGGCGTGCGGTGACGACGCCGCCGGCCCTGGCGCCGGGCTTCGTGACCTATCGGACATCACTTCCTGCCGGCATGGTCCGCGGTGCGGCCAGGACCGTGATGAGTCTTCAGCCTGGTAAATTGCCGATCGCAACGGATGGCGACGGCGCGCTTCTCATCCATTGCCTTGATCTGCGCGAGCCGGTTCACCAGCAGCTCGCGGCCGACGAGGCCGCTTTCCGGCGTGTTTTGCTCCATGGCGGCGACCATGGCTGA
- a CDS encoding RND family efflux transporter MFP subunit, which produces MIPTSNQQVSGLPPRGLSVGMAAALMLLTLGACQQEAAAPAEGRPVSVVQVEAGKLSSDITLSGEIQAEKNVGLAFRIGGRVAERLVNVGDRVSAGQVVARLDPTLERNQLAAAKAALQAARGEVSTTRNTFERQDRLMAQGFTTRPRFDQALKAQEAAQAQFENAEAQLDLAQDRLGFTELRSGIEGIVTARTIEPGEVVQPGQVVLQVAREDGRDAVFNVPARLLETQAGDNTVFVSLADVPTVTATGRVREVSPQADPVTRTFTVKVGLDNPPEAMQLGATVVGRLETSTAAIIAIPASALTQQGQSPAVWIVDPATSTVSMRNIDVLRFDPGQIIVSQGLEPGEIIVSGGIQALHPGQRVRQLTTTPAAGRTAATGPQPGKRVVPPL; this is translated from the coding sequence ATGATCCCGACATCCAACCAACAGGTCAGTGGCCTTCCCCCCCGCGGACTTTCCGTCGGAATGGCTGCGGCGCTCATGCTGCTGACACTTGGCGCGTGCCAGCAGGAAGCCGCCGCACCCGCCGAGGGACGTCCCGTCAGCGTGGTCCAGGTGGAGGCGGGCAAACTCTCCAGCGACATCACGCTCAGCGGCGAAATCCAGGCCGAGAAGAATGTCGGGCTGGCGTTCAGGATCGGGGGACGGGTTGCCGAGCGGCTGGTCAATGTCGGAGATCGCGTCTCCGCCGGGCAGGTCGTGGCGCGCCTCGACCCCACGCTCGAGCGCAATCAGCTCGCGGCCGCGAAAGCGGCCCTGCAAGCCGCCCGAGGCGAGGTCAGCACCACACGCAACACCTTCGAGCGCCAGGATCGGCTGATGGCGCAGGGCTTCACGACGCGACCGCGCTTTGACCAGGCGCTGAAGGCGCAGGAGGCCGCCCAGGCTCAGTTCGAAAACGCCGAGGCGCAGCTCGACCTCGCGCAGGACAGGCTTGGCTTCACCGAACTGCGGTCCGGCATCGAGGGTATCGTCACCGCAAGGACGATCGAGCCCGGCGAGGTCGTGCAGCCCGGACAGGTCGTTCTCCAGGTGGCGCGGGAGGACGGCCGCGACGCGGTCTTCAACGTCCCTGCGCGTCTGCTGGAAACACAGGCCGGGGACAACACGGTCTTTGTTTCGTTGGCCGACGTGCCGACGGTCACGGCCACCGGACGCGTGCGCGAGGTCTCACCGCAGGCGGACCCCGTGACACGCACCTTCACGGTCAAGGTCGGCCTGGACAACCCTCCGGAAGCCATGCAGCTCGGCGCGACGGTTGTCGGGAGGCTGGAAACCTCCACCGCCGCCATCATCGCGATCCCCGCCAGTGCCTTGACCCAGCAGGGCCAGTCGCCAGCGGTCTGGATCGTTGACCCCGCCACGTCGACGGTCTCGATGCGCAACATCGATGTTCTGCGCTTCGATCCCGGGCAGATCATCGTCTCGCAGGGGCTGGAGCCCGGCGAGATCATCGTCTCGGGCGGGATTCAGGCTCTCCATCCCGGCCAGCGCGTGCGTCAACTCACGACGACGCCCGCAGCCGGCCGCACGGCGGCGACGGGTCCACAACCAGGGAAGCGCGTGGTTCCTCCCCTATAG